From a single Silene latifolia isolate original U9 population chromosome 6, ASM4854445v1, whole genome shotgun sequence genomic region:
- the LOC141588278 gene encoding uncharacterized protein LOC141588278: MKKKVVEFVARCLVCQTVKEEHKTPQGEVQSLVYLSGSGRAFLWISLRDTWSKAELAKAYVKNVVKLHGIAIFDGDSVDDEHNISSSYRWADIENYSNIGGYDEGLCDGVWWIAGGEDDRVDAIVLGPEMIQEMVEQVHIIRQKMRAAHDRQKSYADLKMSDRVGEVAYRLALPPALDRVHNVFHVSQLTKYVSDPTHVLEPEHIEIDDQLSYVEEPKEILDRKVRKARNGETALVKVLRSNHKVEEATWEAEVAMRDKYPSLFVYDIEIQVWGSTLK, from the exons ATGAAGAAAAAGGTTGTTGAGTTCGTTGCAAGATGCTTGGTTTGTCAAACAGTAAAGGAAGAGCACAAGACACCACAAGGTGAAGTTCAATCCTTGGTGTACCTAAGTGGAAGTGGCAGagcatttctatggatttcattgCGGG atacttggagtaaagctgagttggcTAAAGCTTATGTCAAGAATGTGGTGAAGCTTCATG GAATTGCAATATTTGATGGGGACTCAGTTGATGATGAGCATAACATTTCATCCAGCTACAGATGGGCAGACATAGAGAACTATTCAAACATTGGAGGATATGAtgagggcttgtgtgatggagtttggtggatcGCGGGAGGAGAA GATGACAGAGTAGATGCAATTGTGTTAGGACCTGAGATGATACAAGAAATGGTGGAGCAAGTGCACATTATTCGTCAGAAGATGCGTGCGGCGCATGATAGACAAAAAAGCTATGCAGATTTAAAGATGAGTG ACAGAGTTGGAGAGGTAGCTTACCGTTTAGCACTACCTCCAGCTTTGGATAGGGTCCATAATGTATTTCATGTTTCACAGTTGacgaagtatgtgagtgatcccaCTCATGTACTAGAGCCTGAGCATATTGAGATTGATGATCAGTTGTCTTATGTTGAGGAGCCTAAGGAGATCTTGGATAGAAAAGTGAGGAAGGCTCGTAATGGTGAGACAGCGTTAGTGAAAGTTTTGCGGTCTAATCATAAGGTGGAAGAAGCTACATGGGAAGCTGAAGTTGCAATGCGTGACAAGTACCCTAGTCTTTTTGTTTAc gatatagaaattcaagtgtggggaagcactctTAAATGA